The following proteins come from a genomic window of Alicyclobacillus dauci:
- a CDS encoding IS110 family RNA-guided transposase — translation MDVVYERCCGLDVHKKTVVACVLTPEAKEIRTFSTMTEDLLEMVDWLGQHECTHVAMESTASFWKPIYNLLESADCQVLVVNAKHMKNVPGRKTDVKDAEWIAGLLRHGLLQASYIPNREQRELRELIRYRRSLIDERAREVNRVQKVLEGANIKLSAVASNTLGKSGRAMLEAMIHGEEDPEVLSGLAKGRMKAKKADLHKALNGLMGSHQRMMLAAQLRHIDYLDEEIARLDEEVKERMLPFEEDLELVDTIPGVGRRTAEQILAEIGTDMTQFPSAAHLCSWAGLAPGNNESAGKRKSGKTRKGNQKLRAALVEAARAAARTKQTYLSAQYHRIAARRGKNRAAVAVAHSILTIVYYVLQRRQPYIELGPTYYEARKKDAVVKQAIRKLQSLGLEVTVKPVA, via the coding sequence ATGGATGTCGTATACGAACGTTGTTGCGGCCTCGATGTGCACAAGAAGACGGTGGTCGCCTGTGTGCTGACGCCGGAGGCCAAGGAGATTCGCACGTTCTCCACGATGACGGAGGATCTCCTGGAGATGGTTGACTGGTTAGGACAACATGAATGCACGCATGTTGCTATGGAAAGCACAGCTTCATTCTGGAAGCCAATCTACAACCTTCTGGAGTCGGCGGACTGTCAAGTGCTTGTGGTGAACGCCAAGCACATGAAGAACGTTCCGGGCCGTAAGACCGATGTGAAGGATGCCGAATGGATCGCCGGATTGCTCCGCCACGGGCTGTTGCAAGCCAGTTACATCCCCAACCGTGAACAACGGGAACTACGAGAACTCATTCGCTACCGCCGAAGTCTCATTGACGAGCGGGCAAGAGAGGTGAATCGGGTTCAAAAGGTGTTGGAAGGTGCCAACATCAAGCTTTCTGCAGTGGCCAGCAATACACTTGGCAAATCTGGGCGGGCGATGTTGGAAGCAATGATCCACGGAGAAGAAGACCCGGAGGTATTGTCAGGGTTAGCCAAAGGCCGGATGAAGGCGAAGAAGGCCGATTTGCACAAGGCACTGAATGGGCTTATGGGCTCCCACCAACGAATGATGCTGGCAGCCCAATTACGTCACATCGATTACTTGGATGAAGAGATTGCCCGGCTGGATGAAGAAGTCAAGGAGCGCATGCTCCCTTTTGAAGAAGACCTGGAGCTAGTGGACACCATCCCCGGTGTCGGTCGACGAACAGCAGAACAAATTCTGGCTGAAATTGGGACAGACATGACCCAATTTCCGTCTGCTGCCCATTTATGCTCTTGGGCAGGACTGGCTCCAGGGAACAATGAAAGCGCCGGGAAACGAAAGTCGGGGAAAACACGCAAAGGGAATCAAAAACTCAGAGCAGCGCTGGTGGAAGCAGCACGCGCAGCGGCGAGAACGAAGCAGACTTATCTCTCTGCCCAGTACCATCGAATTGCAGCTCGAAGAGGCAAAAACCGTGCAGCAGTTGCAGTGGCCCACAGCATCTTAACCATCGTGTATTACGTGTTACAGCGACGTCAGCCTTATATTGAACTCGGCCCAACATATTACGAAGCACGCAAGAAAGACGCAGTCGTAAAGCAGGCGATCCGGAAGTTGCAATCACTCGGGTTGGAGGTCACCGTAAAACCTGTTGCATAA
- a CDS encoding Arm DNA-binding domain-containing protein, with product MRKRGSKWAAVLYFGIDKSGKRKYKWFSGFSTKKEAEKARPRSSKKSTPESILKQQRFYGRLYEEMARGQEIPS from the coding sequence ATGCGTAAACGTGGGTCCAAATGGGCAGCAGTTTTATACTTTGGAATCGACAAATCCGGAAAGCGCAAGTACAAGTGGTTCTCTGGATTTTCCACTAAAAAAGAGGCAGAAAAAGCTCGACCGAGAAGCTCCAAGAAATCGACACCGGAATCTATATTGAAACAACAAAGATTCTATGGTCGACTATATGAAGAGATGGCTAGAGGACAAGAAATCCCAAGTTAG
- a CDS encoding N-terminal phage integrase SAM-like domain-containing protein, with protein sequence MKRWLEDKKSQVRPGTYRKYSWLVHRHIIPLLGEIELSKLKPQRLHGFYTSLLEAEERMRQILHT encoded by the coding sequence ATGAAGAGATGGCTAGAGGACAAGAAATCCCAAGTTAGACCCGGTACGTATCGCAAGTACTCCTGGTTAGTTCATCGCCACATTATCCCGTTGCTTGGGGAAATCGAGCTTTCAAAATTAAAGCCTCAACGCCTCCATGGCTTCTACACTAGTTTGCTTGAAGCCGAGGAACGTATGCGTCAAATTCTTCACACCTAG
- the tnpA gene encoding IS66 family insertion sequence element accessory protein TnpA has protein sequence MTKKELAELRETWRERVAAFRDSGLSGAAWCAEQGIKEHQLWYWVSRFREKSPKPSVSTDFLPVQVHESIANLPLLVRVGSVAIEVHPGYDAQLLRDLVETLTGSC, from the coding sequence ATGACCAAAAAAGAATTGGCAGAATTACGAGAAACGTGGCGTGAACGCGTAGCTGCATTCCGGGATAGCGGTCTGAGTGGCGCGGCGTGGTGCGCTGAGCAAGGCATAAAAGAACATCAATTGTGGTATTGGGTAAGTCGCTTTCGTGAAAAATCCCCGAAACCGTCCGTTTCGACTGACTTTCTACCCGTGCAGGTTCATGAGTCCATTGCCAATCTCCCTCTGCTCGTCCGGGTTGGCTCCGTTGCCATTGAAGTACACCCGGGATACGACGCCCAACTGTTGCGTGACCTGGTTGAGACACTCACGGGCTCATGCTGA
- the tnpB gene encoding IS66 family insertion sequence element accessory protein TnpB (TnpB, as the term is used for proteins encoded by IS66 family insertion elements, is considered an accessory protein, since TnpC, encoded by a neighboring gene, is a DDE family transposase.), translated as MLNHIGTEQRVYLACGVTDMRKSIDGLAALVQTQFQLDPFSQCVFVFCNRQRDKLKILYWQYNGFWLLYRRLERGRFEWPSSSQDKTLVISQRQLNWLLDGLSLNQQKAHPKVAAQKVV; from the coding sequence ATGCTGAACCATATCGGTACAGAACAGCGCGTCTATCTTGCGTGTGGTGTCACGGACATGCGGAAGAGTATCGATGGATTGGCGGCCTTGGTGCAAACGCAATTCCAGTTAGACCCGTTCTCCCAATGTGTCTTCGTTTTTTGCAATCGTCAGCGGGACAAATTGAAGATTCTGTATTGGCAGTATAACGGATTCTGGTTATTGTATCGCCGGTTGGAACGAGGCCGATTTGAGTGGCCCAGCTCGTCTCAGGACAAGACGCTTGTCATTAGCCAACGCCAGTTGAATTGGTTGCTGGATGGATTGTCTCTCAACCAGCAGAAAGCTCATCCCAAGGTGGCGGCGCAAAAGGTCGTCTGA
- a CDS encoding tyrosine-type recombinase/integrase: MIAVTTGLRKGEILGLRWSDLDLENGRLYVRQTLMYVNDQPVFLDPKTNKGKRMVALIPFEFRCRI, encoded by the coding sequence TTGATCGCCGTCACCACCGGCCTCAGAAAAGGGGAAATTCTTGGCCTTCGTTGGTCTGATCTCGACTTGGAGAATGGGCGGTTATATGTCAGGCAAACTCTGATGTATGTAAACGACCAACCGGTGTTTCTTGACCCCAAGACTAACAAAGGAAAGCGAATGGTCGCTTTGATCCCGTTCGAATTTCGTTGTCGTATTTGA
- a CDS encoding thiamine pyrophosphate-binding protein, with protein MEQKYTTSTAFLEALRDAGVSHLFVNLGSDHPALIESLALVNQEPNDFPKVITCPHEMVALSAAHGYAQATERPQAVIVHVECGTQNLGGAIHNAAKGSVPVLIFAGASPYTQENELLGSRNEFIHWIQDVRDQRGIVRGYVKYDNEIRTGSKRPFAFLC; from the coding sequence ATGGAACAAAAATACACCACAAGCACTGCGTTTTTAGAAGCCTTACGTGACGCTGGCGTTTCACATCTGTTTGTCAATTTAGGTAGCGATCATCCAGCGCTGATTGAAAGTTTGGCACTAGTAAACCAAGAACCAAACGACTTTCCGAAGGTAATCACATGTCCTCATGAGATGGTGGCACTTAGCGCGGCGCATGGTTATGCGCAAGCGACAGAACGTCCTCAAGCGGTGATTGTTCATGTGGAATGTGGGACACAGAATCTTGGCGGGGCAATTCATAATGCGGCGAAAGGGAGCGTACCCGTACTTATCTTCGCTGGAGCCTCGCCTTACACCCAAGAAAATGAACTTTTGGGGAGTCGTAACGAGTTCATTCATTGGATTCAGGATGTGCGCGACCAGCGAGGGATAGTACGAGGATATGTCAAATACGACAACGAAATTCGAACGGGATCAAAGCGACCATTCGCTTTCCTTTGTTAG
- a CDS encoding ketopantoate reductase family protein, producing the protein MRIVVAGAGAMGCRYGWKLFEANHDVLLADFWKDHVQAIQQNGLEVTTETSTLRVPISATEPEHIKGAADLILVLTKATQTESFMTHCRHLIGNHTYALTLQNGLGNVEVLEKFVPRNRLLAGVTMFATELIHPGSIVALGSGSTYLAPVGGDITHKIQLIVDTFQEAGLNAILSTNLQQIVWNKVAFNCVLNPLSTLMRASVMEVGSYSNIHELISYLLDEIMLVAKMEQVYLDKEQIMTTITEQFNPATSGHHLASMFQDIMKGQKTEIEFLNGAIVKYANRHHVSVPCNRLIVDLICMLEQIREQQTNWDTVQSVMSR; encoded by the coding sequence ATGAGAATTGTGGTGGCCGGTGCGGGTGCAATGGGTTGTCGTTATGGGTGGAAATTGTTTGAAGCAAATCATGATGTCCTACTCGCAGACTTTTGGAAAGATCACGTTCAGGCCATTCAACAGAATGGGCTCGAAGTAACCACAGAAACAAGTACATTACGAGTTCCCATATCTGCTACGGAACCTGAGCACATCAAAGGTGCTGCTGATCTTATCTTGGTTCTTACTAAAGCTACGCAAACTGAATCTTTTATGACGCATTGTCGTCACTTAATTGGGAATCACACGTATGCCCTTACATTACAAAATGGGCTCGGAAATGTAGAGGTATTAGAAAAATTTGTACCAAGAAATCGGTTGTTAGCAGGGGTAACTATGTTTGCAACTGAATTGATTCACCCTGGTTCGATTGTAGCCCTTGGTTCCGGGTCTACCTATCTTGCTCCTGTTGGAGGAGATATTACACATAAAATCCAATTAATTGTAGACACTTTTCAGGAAGCGGGTTTGAATGCCATATTATCGACGAACCTTCAACAGATTGTATGGAACAAAGTCGCTTTCAACTGCGTTTTAAACCCTTTAAGTACATTGATGCGAGCCAGCGTCATGGAGGTAGGCAGCTACTCCAATATCCATGAGCTAATCTCCTATCTTTTAGATGAGATTATGCTCGTAGCGAAGATGGAACAGGTGTATCTGGATAAAGAACAAATTATGACAACCATTACTGAGCAGTTCAATCCCGCCACGTCTGGGCATCACTTAGCTTCCATGTTTCAAGATATTATGAAGGGTCAGAAGACTGAAATTGAATTCTTGAATGGTGCAATTGTAAAATATGCAAACCGCCACCATGTCTCGGTTCCCTGTAACCGGTTGATTGTTGATCTCATTTGCATGCTTGAGCAAATACGAGAACAGCAAACAAATTGGGATACAGTTCAAAGTGTCATGTCCCGTTAG
- a CDS encoding SLC5/6 family protein, producing the protein MAYLVLPHHPGDPSYANLAILNLIQASYHNSFVQAIMYTTVALTCLVPVSVMILSASNMFTVNLLKDWLWPSLTEKHMILTSRLFVFFVTIVALLFGVVYPNYITQLAIEATSGIVQIIPTVVIGLYWRHTSAPALVIGLLAGVATVFLNHLVIHLPGIDGFWGLIVNSALVFLVTFALRKDKAESTIYKTSI; encoded by the coding sequence GTGGCTTATTTGGTTCTACCTCATCATCCAGGCGATCCGTCGTATGCAAACTTGGCTATTCTAAATTTAATTCAAGCATCCTATCATAACTCGTTTGTTCAAGCGATTATGTACACCACAGTAGCTCTGACTTGTCTTGTACCGGTATCCGTCATGATTTTATCTGCAAGTAATATGTTTACGGTGAATTTGTTAAAGGATTGGCTTTGGCCGTCACTAACGGAAAAACACATGATTCTAACCAGCCGGCTATTCGTATTTTTCGTTACCATAGTGGCATTGTTGTTTGGAGTCGTTTATCCGAATTACATTACCCAATTGGCAATTGAGGCAACGAGTGGGATCGTACAAATTATTCCGACTGTGGTGATAGGTTTATATTGGCGGCACACATCTGCCCCAGCATTAGTGATCGGATTATTGGCGGGTGTTGCTACGGTGTTTCTTAACCATTTAGTGATTCATTTACCAGGAATTGACGGATTTTGGGGATTAATCGTCAACAGTGCTCTAGTATTTCTTGTAACGTTTGCATTACGTAAGGATAAGGCAGAAAGTACTATATACAAAACTAGCATTTAA
- a CDS encoding sodium:solute symporter family protein produces MIAMVLTAIFILIVVMVGFSAGFNKASRSSLEEWSVGGRKLGPFLVWFLIGADTYSAATFLGITGYAYNFGAPAFYGIAYLAMAYPLGYFILPRLWRFAKERNLTTIADYARVRYNSRVVSVLVSLTSLCFLIPYIDLQLTGITGVVKVAGQGVFKDSASVGVAALVISFALVAFYTFFSGLRAPAWTAVIKDALVWIVLITMMLTIPFIWFHGWGSMFSVALQKIPNMLTLHAGPHDSIWFSSTALMTAMALFMWPHSSTGAFSSRSEEALRKSMLYLPFYNLLVFFLTWLGIVDP; encoded by the coding sequence ATGATTGCCATGGTATTAACTGCCATTTTCATTCTAATCGTAGTTATGGTTGGATTCTCTGCCGGTTTTAATAAAGCGTCAAGAAGCTCTCTCGAAGAGTGGAGTGTTGGAGGACGTAAACTGGGTCCCTTTTTAGTTTGGTTTCTCATTGGGGCGGACACGTACTCAGCTGCTACTTTTTTGGGTATCACCGGCTATGCCTATAATTTTGGCGCACCAGCTTTCTATGGTATTGCTTACTTGGCAATGGCTTATCCATTGGGATACTTCATCTTGCCGCGGTTGTGGAGATTTGCGAAAGAACGCAATCTTACCACTATCGCAGATTATGCACGTGTGCGTTACAACAGTCGTGTGGTAAGTGTGCTTGTGTCCCTCACGAGTTTGTGCTTTTTGATCCCGTACATCGATCTACAACTAACAGGGATAACAGGTGTGGTCAAAGTCGCTGGGCAAGGGGTTTTCAAAGACTCAGCGTCGGTCGGTGTAGCTGCACTGGTCATTTCGTTTGCACTAGTCGCGTTTTACACATTTTTTAGTGGGTTACGAGCACCGGCGTGGACCGCGGTTATAAAGGATGCTCTCGTATGGATCGTTTTAATCACAATGATGCTGACAATTCCGTTTATTTGGTTTCATGGATGGGGTTCTATGTTTTCCGTGGCACTTCAGAAAATACCTAACATGCTAACGTTACACGCGGGTCCACATGATTCGATTTGGTTCAGTTCGACGGCGCTGATGACTGCAATGGCTCTGTTTATGTGGCCACACTCGTCTACGGGAGCTTTTAGCTCTAGATCAGAAGAAGCATTGCGGAAAAGTATGCTCTACTTACCGTTTTATAATTTATTGGTGTTTTTTTTAACTTGGCTTGGTATAGTGGACCCGTAA
- a CDS encoding DUF3311 domain-containing protein translates to MKWILLIFIIVVNVVLTSVVNHIQPVVFGLPFFLFWIFIWMVLTPFITLTIYVIEKKQS, encoded by the coding sequence ATGAAATGGATTTTACTTATATTCATTATCGTCGTAAATGTGGTTCTGACTTCAGTCGTTAACCATATTCAACCGGTTGTATTTGGTTTACCCTTTTTTCTTTTCTGGATTTTCATATGGATGGTATTAACACCCTTTATCACCTTGACAATTTACGTCATCGAAAAAAAACAGTCCTGA